cccccctcccattttttttaataaattttttaatattttaattttttaatattttttaattttatttttaatatttttatttttatttttaaatgttttgaataaatttaatttaattaatttttttaccacgtcgcaCCAAAATGAAGCCGTTTTGCACTCGCGCCCAAAATTGACATGTCGGCGTTTTAGTCCGATTTTAGCCGGATTGAtacttttgatacttaagtgcctctttatgccaacttttggcactccaggggtctgGGTGTCGTGATTTTGTTGTGCAGGTTTTTGCTAGTATGTTTATATCGTATGGTATTCTTTTATCTCGGATATATTATGTCGAAAATGAGGACCTACCAAATGAAGTCAACCCGTTTTCATGGTGAAAGAGTTCCAGAAGGGGCACTACGGTATCTTAACTTTCAAATTTCCCCTCGCCAGCCAATTAATGCTCGTTAACATCGGTCAAgccaccgaccaaaaaaaaaaaaaaaaaaaaaaacatcggTCAAGCCTAGCTGGCCCAATCAAACACGACCTTCACCAAGACAACGTCCTCGACATGTGATCTAATAATCACGTTAACTGGATACTACTCAATCAACCCGTGTGGATTAATAAACAGTTTGACCACCCCTAAGCTCGGATTTACTCAAGTCAAATTGAATTAACTCTTTGGCCAATAAGAAAAgggaatattttagaatttatCACTAAGCTCATTTCTTCCCTTCCATTTTCGTGGCAGTTTCTTCCCTTCCACGAAAGCTCTTGAATTTGCCGTTGTAAAAATTTCTTATTGACTCTCTCTTGTCTCCgtagtgaaaaagaaagtgagTGAACCAAATTCTCAATCCTGGCGCACTTGGAAAAGCTTTTGGAGTGAGAAACCAAGAACTAGACTAGAGTGATGGAGGTATAGAATCAGATTCGTACTGTAGCGAGGCAAACGGCGAGGTTGAGGGTGGAGACTTTTCAAAGAATAAGATTCTAgagatgaaatgcccaatttttaaaattggacGACAAGATGATTTAGTCaacttttattaaatatttgaatttttaaaaacttttttgaaGTATTCTTATGTATTTATCGCATTgctttataaattaattttgttctCAATTATAGAATAATGAGTATCACATTCATCCGAAGTTGCTTCCTATTTCTCATGCCAGTCACTTCATTCTTCTCTTTATAAAACACTCATAAGCGGCACATAAACTCAAAATAATGTAAATAATTGAAAAGCAGTATTTGCATAGTCATCGATGTTTTAAATAGTATCCGCCCCTTCCTTTTCCTATTATTCTCACCTCTCCATCTATTTACCCACTGTTCCGCTCTTCCTCCTTTAGACATTTCAAGCGTCCCAAACAAAATGCACAATTTCCGAGtgcacaagaaaatatttggtggTTAGTAACTACCACATCATCAGCTGACCTAGCGTATATGCTCCACTGAAAAAGCGACATCTGTCCGGTGATCTGGAATATGtaggaattaaaaaattaaaatcgaaAAGGCTTGGatgctcttttctctctcctctggcGACTGACacaaggaaaataatttatgcATTGTCCCCGCTCAAAATCCTCtctcatcttttcaatttttcaagggTTGTATACCCAGCGCTTTATCTCCCcccattcctctctctctctcatctcccaAAATGTTTGCTGGTTTCTCACCGATCAACAAGAAGACGACATTTTTCTTTGTCCATCTTCTCCAGAAAATCGAATGTTGTAGCGATTTCCATTAATGCAGATCAAGCAACAGGCGTAATCTCGGATGATCAGCGCCCGGAGAGTGGGAGATTATTCGCAGTCTCCAAAAAGAATTTGGTTGGAAGCTTTAGGTTGCTGACTTGAGTTGTCAAAGCTGGAATGAAAAAACGGTAATGAACTTGTGAAAAAATTTGTTCTGAAAGAAATTTTGGGAGATTATTCGCAATCTCCAAAAAGAATGGCGTGCACGCTGCTGATCCTCCTCTCTGATGTTGTTCATCTGGCTTTTCTTGCTGCATGACTGTGTAGGCCCACCATATTCATAGAGACCATACAAAGAGGGGTGCATGCTTACGGACGATCAAGGGAAATAGTATCAGAAGGGCGGGTGCGGAGGGTTTGGGAAGGGCTACTTCTCGGAGCTCTTCAAGTCCATCGACAGTACGAGAAGACGCTCGAAGCCCGACGAGTCTCTGCCTACCGCCATTTGTTACCTAGTGTGGGTTTATAGGGGAAGCATAGTTCGTCGCCGTATATTTGAGTACTAAGTATGGTTGAATAAACACTCTTTGCCAATGAAGTTGGGTGCGTTTGTGCTTATCTGATGAACAATAATGGAGAAAAGTCAGATGTGAGATTGCACGTCACGGCATGAACCAGCAAAGAAGGATTGAACTTTGCGCACAAATCGAGAACAGTTCCTTCTTCGTCGCCTCTGTCTTAGACCATATATGATTGGCCTTTTGACATTACAATAGCAAACTCTAATCATTGATGCTCTAAAAGCATGAATAATTGAACGTCTCGGAGCACGTTGAAAAGGACAACATTTTACGATCGCTCGTGGCATTTTGTTATTAATGTACATTTGTAGATCCAATTAGATTGGCTAATTAGGCTGTCCCTACCAAGTCTTGATACTAGAGCTCTGTTGCTGCTAAAAAAATTCCGATTGATGGAATTCTCAATGTGGCAAAGCTTAAATGCAATAATAATGTGTATATAtagttggccaaaaaaataaagtacaGAATGGCGAGAGACCAAAAAAAGGAAGGCATGGTAAGTAATGAAGAAGCAGGTATgcaatttctcttttgcatTATAAAAAATATCTCTATCTTTCAAAGGATcccaaaaaatgcatgaaagttCACCTAAGTGGTCCCAAAACACAGAGCCATTAGTTGATTTCTATCATAGAGATGGGGCAATGCGTCTGCATATTGCTTGAAATGTCTGCCCACCATTCCTGGCAACATTTTGGCCTTCCTCGGTCGCGCTGGTCAATAGCTTCACCACCGGATCGTTCATGAGTTCTTCATCCGTCAGTGCTTCGAACATCGGATGGTTTTCCAAACAGTCCTTCATCCATTCACCCAATTCTTCAACTTCTGTAATGGTGTAATTTATGCCCCCAATAGCCAGAGAATATGCATACTCGTCTAGCAAGTGAGGACTAATCACCCTACGACAgtgatttttctctttaaaatgaTGATCTGGAAATAGGAAGAACATCTTTATCAGTTGGCCTTGTCTAGCACCGTTTCTTAGGAAAATTCTTAGGTAGTCACCTTCTTGGCATCTTAGCttcacttcaaaagaaaatatttggagaaTCAATCCTTCCTATTGCCAAAATTTCTTTCAGAACAAAATTTTTCACGAGTACATTACTGTTTTTTCATTCTGGCTTTGACAACTCAAGTCAGCAACCTAAAGCTTCCAACCAAATTCTTTTTGGAGATTGCGACAAATCTCCCNNNNNNNNNNNNNNNNNNNNNNNNNNNNNNNNNNNNNNNNNNNNNNNNNNNNNNNNNNNNNNNNNNNNNNNNNNNNNNNNNNNNNNNNNNNNNNNNNNNNtcgccgccaccgccgccgttccGCTCTCCTGCTCGGCCATCGAAGCAATTCACCGCGCTCCGCCCATCACTCCAGGTACTATCTCCTCGATCCGTTTGATTCTTCAAGGGGCAAGTGCTCAACCGGTTCTATAGCTTCGGACATCGCTGCCCGAGTAACATCAGATTAGGGTTTCACACACTTCTGCGCGGAGAAATTCGACGGTACTTTTAAGCATGTCTGCCGCTGCGGGAGGTTCCACGGTCATGGAGGGGGAGGACGATTACGTCGAGTACGTCCCCGTCGCCAAGCGCAGGGCGATGGAAGCCCAGAAGATCCTCCAGCGCAAGGGCAACACTTCTTCGCTCGAGGAAGACCACTAGAAGGCGAAGCTGGCTAAAGTCAAGCCTAGCCTCCTGGTGAAGGCGACGCAGCTGAAACGGGATCAACCCGAGATTACCCC
The sequence above is drawn from the Eucalyptus grandis isolate ANBG69807.140 chromosome 11, ASM1654582v1, whole genome shotgun sequence genome and encodes:
- the LOC120289876 gene encoding tRNA (guanine-N(7)-)-methyltransferase-like; translated protein: MFFLFPDHHFKEKNHCRRVISPHLLDEYAYSLAIGGINYTITEVEELGEWMKDCLENHPMFEALTDEELMNDPVVKLLTSATEEGQNVARNGGQTFQAICRRIAPSL